A region of the Haematobia irritans isolate KBUSLIRL chromosome 5, ASM5000362v1, whole genome shotgun sequence genome:
tctatataaaatttggtaaaagttttatttttttttacaaaatattgtagaagttttatttttctggaaaatttccttaatatttttttatacaaaatttccttaattttttataggaaatttccttaatttctgttttagaaaatttccttaatttgtttatagaaaatttctttaattttctgtatagaaaatttagacgaaGACTTTTTAAAACGTTTGgtcgatattttaattttatagacattttcttcaaaaacttttctttcCATTAAgattttggttgaattttttttatatagaaaattttactctgtagaaatgtttctattgaaaattttgagaaattttaaatttcattcaaaaatgttttatggaaatgtccacaaaaatttgttttgtatacCACATTTAGACGTAAactttatggaatattttgtcaaaattttaattttatagaaatttttattaacaacTTAGTTTTTGGtgggaattttatttccatagaatttttagtaaaattttatctaaggattttttttcaaatatttagttaatatttttttgtttaaaaatgcaGCTAAAATGTAGTTTCTGAAGACAATGTACAAAAGATGGTGCACATCGGTACTTCTCTATTAGAATGACAAACTGTCTGTATAGAATGATCccctgattttatttcttcggcatataaaaaattctcatGTAAACGGTTCAACATAAAGACCTTAAATGTACAATTTTACTCGGAATTGGACAAATATTAGACTCATCTAAATCTGTATGGCCCAAACCGATTTAATTTGGTTGATTCGTTGTGcctaaaaatcgaattttcttgcggttttcctgaaatttttggTAGGTCTTTAAACCGATAGGCCCATATGTTTCTATGGGTACAATTTATATTTGGGTTTTCCACGCTCGCATGTGTACGAGTATATCAGCACCGAAACACATATACATTTATGAAACATAGATATTTTGATGtctagaaaatattatattaatggAATTAGACAAGTCTAGCAACTAAATACTAACAAATCATATCAAACATTTGTTTAGATAATGGAAGAATGGGTGAAAGAACtagaatgtattttttttaaatctgactcccttTATAGTTGCTAAGTGAAGGTATTGGCAAATACTCCACACATCATTTttcaaatgatattttgaaatgAATTAATTTCCTACAGATATATACGTTATCTTGCAAATATTCTTGATCACTGTGAAATTCTACAACAATCTGAAGATTTCCATTTAACGGAGTTCTAATCACGCTatataatgaaattatcttgCCGAAATATAGCACATATCCGATAAAGTTTGAAAATGGATGTGGACCATTTCTCATTCTCAATCAAATTTGTTTCGAATATGGGTTTTAAATAAATCCTCATATacgatcaaatttaaaaatggatatagtccatttttttatttataattcttaatgagatttgcttgaaatatatGTGCCGAAACATATTCCAGTTTTTTATATAGCCATCAtgaactgatctctcgatttaactTATCAAGAagactattttttttatatccaatttgccaaatattgtaataagcttttttttacatatcatcttcttttaaatacttttatttttatgcatttcttttttcaaatcctTATAATATATTCTTTCCTTTCTTTCCAGCTTTGGATGCTGTATTTGGTTCTATGTATTCggatgaaattgaaattgatgcCAAAGGTGTTATATCCGTCTTGGCAACTGCTACCCTCTTCCATTTGGATGGTATCATTGAAAAATGTGCAGAAGTAATGATCGAATCTATAAATGCTGAAACTGCCATCAATTATTATGAATCAGCATGTCAATAtggatgtcaaaatgttaagaaGGCGGCTTTTGTGTGGTTGGAAACAAATCTCTTGTGCATTTATACAAAATATCCAAATTTACTACGACAAATTAGTATAGAATTAATGACATCACTCATATCTAGTCCTGATCTGTATGTCTTACAAACAGAATTTTCCCTGTACACATTATTACGCAATTGGATATATTTGCGATTACATCCCGATTTTGATCCGGAAAATCCACAACAACAGCAAGAATTACAATTACAACTACAAAAACAGACAACACAAACCAGTAATTCTATGTCATTGGCATCAACATctccaccatcatcatcatcgccatCATCGACAACAGAAAATTCGCCAAGTGATATTGCACAAAACTTTTTCACAAATCGCCGTGAAAAACGTTCATTTCTTTCCACACCTGATGGCCAACAGTTTCTGAGACCATTTATGGCATTACGTACACAATATTTAACCAATCATTATATGGACTTGAAAATTGTACTTAATGATAATATCATACCAAAAGAATGGCTACACAATCATGTCTTAAGTAATTGGAATTCAATTTTAAAAGTGGATCATATACCAGAAGAAGAAGGGtaagtatttgttttttttttggaaatttccatgTAGAATAAATtccaagaaattaaataaatttttatttcttttggttGGTAGTAGTAAAAGACGTAACTAGTGAAGACGAAACTGTTTTTAAAAAGCCTTTTCATACAAaactatttgtatttataatcatCGAATAAATGAGACTCTAATCAAGGTGGCTTATGTGTCCCAGTTCCTTAAATACCACCAAAGTCTACATAATATAAACATTTAGTAAtggaatttgttttaattttattttatttgttattcagTACCTCGCTTTTTTTAGACCTAAAGAATAATATgcagattttcaaaattttagttttattttcgaataaattgaataaattttacttttgttatacatttttaataatatctttTAGTTTGTTATTTTAAAGCTGGTAGTAGAGCTTCAACAAAGCGGTTACATTTTGGCCGAAGCCTATATTTGgcgatcacaatggactgaatagtctaagtgaggctgaatcaaatcgggcagccactttaattatacccttcaccactactgtggtatagggtataataagtttgtgcatttgtatgtaacgccaagaaggaaaagtctgagacccatcgtttagtataccgatcgtcttagaattaaattctgagtcgatttagcgatgtccgtccgtctgtctgttgatgtatttttgtgtgtaaagtacagctcgtagttttagtccgattgtcctaaaatttggtatagggtcttgtttcggctcaaagacgatccctattgattttggaaaaaatcggttcagatttagatatagctgccatatatatttttcaccgatctggtcataattggcgtgtatatcaaccgatcttcctcaaattccgtacataggaatattttatgagtctcgaaaaacttgcaaattttcatccaaatcggttcagatatagatatagctcccatatatagctttcgcccgatttacactcttttgtccacagaggccaattttttgctccgatttagttgaaatttagcacagggagtagaattagcattatagctatgcgtgtcaaattttgtggaaatcggttcagatttagatatagctctcatatatagctttcgcccgatttacactcatatgacctcagaggccaatcttttactccgatttaattgaaattttgcacagggagtagaatgagcattgtagctatgcgtgccaaatttggttgaaatcggttcagatttagatatagctcccatatatagctttcgcccgatttacactcatatgaccacagaggctaattttttgctccgatttagttgaaattttgcacagggagtagaattagcattgttgctatgcatgccaaatatatgtttttctgatttcgacaaaaatggtcaaaataccaacattttccttgtaaaatcgccactgattagtcgaaaagttgaaaaaaagactctaatttttttaaacttctaatacatatatatcgagcgataaatcataaataaacttttgcgaagtttccttaaaattgcttcagatttaaatgtttcccatattttttactaatattgtgttccaccctagtccattagtcgacttaaattttgagtctatagattttgtaaaagtctatcaaattctgtccaaatcgagtgatatttaaatgtatgtatttgggacaaacctttatatatagcacccaacacatttgacggatgtgatatggtatcgaaaatttagatctacaaagtggtgcagggtataatatagtcggccccgcccgactttagactttccttactggttttaagcTATATTTGGCAAAAAAAGAGCAAAATATTCGGCCATTTCGAGACCTTTCCTTCATTTATAACTATGttataaaaaatgcaatttagttaattttttataccactTATGCAGTACTACTATTGCAGTACAGaataaataacaggttggctgataagtccccgctctaacaaagaaaaacacattttttgtcaaaattcgtttttattattcaacataattcccttcaagagcgatacaacgattataacgaccttccaattttttgataccattttggtagtactccttcggttttacctcaaaataggcctcagtttcggcgaccacctcttcattgcagccaaattttttccctgcgaacatccttttgaggtctgagaagaagaaaaagtcgctgggggtcagatctggagaatacgttgggtggggaagcaatacgaagcccaattcatgaatttttgccatcgttctcaatgacttgtggcacggtgcgttgtcttggtggaacaacacttttttcttcttcatatgggaccgttttgccgcgatttcgaccttcaaacgctccaataacgccatataatagccactgttgatggtttttccattctcaagataatcgataaaaattattccatgcgcatcccaaaaaacagtggccattactttgccagctgacgtttgagtctttccacgcttcggagacggttcaccggtcgctgtccacttagccgactgtcgattggactcaggagtgtagtgatggagccatgtttcatccattgtcacatatcgacggaaaaactcgggtgtattacgagttaacagctgtaaacaccgctcagaatcatcaacacgttgttgtttttggtcaaatgtgagctcgcgcggcacccattttgcacagagcttccgcatatgcaaatattgatgaatgatatgaccaacacgttcctttgatatctttaaggcctctgctatctcgatcaacttcattttacggtcattcaaaatcattttgtggattttttttgatgttttcgtcggtaaccacctctttcgggtgtccactgcgttcaccgtcccccgtgttcatttcaccacacttgaatACAATCAACAATtggtgatttccctggggcaaagttcggaaactcattatcaagccaagtttttgcttccaccgtattttttccctgcagaaaacagtattttatcaaaacacgaaattcctttttaccattttttcacaataacaaaagttgcttcacaaaagacgctctatctcacgaactaattgacttacagaaggttggtactatataaaaataatacgcatttaatactagcaacgccatctatgtgtcagaccggggacttatcagccaacttgttaaagaatttttaaacaaaaaaccaacTACGATGTTTCCTTGTACTTTCGCATATTTCAATCtaatttaaaattctaattctcGTTGCGATTTGCAATTCCAAATATCGGTACATGGGGAATCCATCACCCATGTCTtactatttttttccatagtaaatttggctttcgatgaAGATTTTCTGGTGCCATTATCGAATTGGTTACACAAATTTGGTCCCCTATTCTCCATACAATGGTTTGGCATAGTGAATgcccgttattttaggctcatttagactattctgaccattgtgatatcacaaatggggaacttctctcttatcacgagtgctgccagattctatgttgagctcaatgacaagggacctcttttttatagctgagtccgaaaggCGTCCTACATTGagatgctttgaaacactcagaaatatctctagcattactgagagggaataatccaccgatgaaaaatttgttggtgtttggtcaaaattgggaTTAAACCCATGATCCTTTAAATGCAGGCGGCGTACTAATCATtgcaccccagcaaaaaaaagtctcgtcaaaaagtaatgaagatgttctttttggatccggaagtagtgtaaaattgacgcagaagcgatgaatttaacatgggcttgtcataggatggaagtcctcaatttcaacagccggtgcactgaatttgcatcacttctttaggtgtgatccgaattcaatgttttggatgtaaattaaaaaattccgtgatgttttttatattttttttatatttttaaaggattctaacgcttgtatgaaacgtttgacctcaaattttttcaaaaattcacaattttttcaaattggatttagcatttttttcgacaaaattttaataatttgtaccattttattaattcttaaactgtttttaaccaatttgaaacaaaaaaaaaggtaaaattacccattaaaaatatgaaaaaagcatgttataaaaattgaatgaaaagaacttcctgtgtagtttaaataaagaacatcatttggtgtacatcttctggaagtgcttttaaagttgtgcctttggaagaacttccaattttttttttgctgggaccatGAAGACTTGTATGTACCGTTATCTAATTATTTACGAATGCACATTTGATCCTCTTTTGTCCATACAATGGTGATAATATCATAGTTTTCCTCAAACGTTTTTATCAATCTGGTCGACGAGGGCGcagttcacatttttttcaattaattcaaaGTTTAGACTTTGGGTCTATAatcttataattatagacccAAATCTATAGTCTTTCTATTTGTTGGTTACTACAAATAGAAAAACAGGCAGACAGCCAGCCATTGTACATTGAAGCGGCAAGGTAAAGGAATATCTTATGTCTCATAAAAAATCAGTTAATTAGTCTAATATTGCAATATTGggctaatttttcatttttcggaTCAAAAATCTCAACCAATATGGcgtgaacaacaaataaaaaacgGACGGACAGTAAACAGGCTGGGAATTAAAAGTCGATCGGTAATAcacattaacaggttggctgataagtccccggtctgacacatagatggcgtcgctagtattaaatgcatattatttttatatagtaccaaccttcaaatgattcgtgttaaaatttgacgtctgtaagtcaattagtttgtgagaaagagggtcttttgtgaagcaacttttgttattgtgaaaaaaatggaaaaatactgttttctgaagggaaaaaatacggtggaagcaaaaacttggcttgataatgagtttccggactcttccccagggaaatcaacaataattgattggtatgcaaaattcaagcgtggtgatatgagcacggaggacggtgaacgcagtggacgcccgaaagaggtggttaccgacgaaaacatcaaaaaaaaaaatccacaaaatgattttgaatgaccgtaaaatgaagttgatcgagatagcagaggccttaaagatatcaaaggaacgtgttggtcatatcattcatcaatatttgcatatgcagaagctttgtgcaaaatgggtgccacgcgagctcacatttgaccaaaaacaccaacgtgttgatgattctgagcggtgtttgcagctgttaactcgtaatacacccgagtttttccatcgttatgtgacaatggatgaaacatggctccatcactacactcctgagtccaatcgacagtcggctgagtggacagcgaccggtgaaccgtctccgaagcgtggaaagattcaaaagtccgctggcaaagtaatggcctctgttttttgggtgcgcatggaatattttttatcgattatcttgagaatggaaaaaccatcaacagtgactattatatggcgttattggagcgtttgaaggtcggaaatcgctgcaaaacggtcccatatgaagaagaaaaaagtgttgttccaccaaggcaacgcaccgtgccacaagtcattgagaacgacggcaaaaattcatgaattgggcttcgaattgcttccccacccaccgtattctccagatctggcccccagcgactttttcttgttctcagacctcaaaaggatgcttgcagggaaaaaatttggctgcaatgaagaggtgatcgccgaaactgaggcctattttgaggcaaaaccgaaggagtattaccaaaatggtatcaacaaattggaaggtcgttataatcgttgtatcgctcttgaagggaactatgttgaataataaaaacgaattttgacaaaagaatgtgtttttctttgttagaccggaggacttatcagccaatctgttagtGGGACTGGGACAAATATTTCTGGTAGATACATTGTATAGTAGCAGTCCATTATGTCAGGTTCGCTTAGGTTATTCAATTCATTGCGATGATTTCTCTCCTTGCCCTTTTCCAAGTACGAATTTTGTTTCACATTCATGGTTgccaattttgctaaaaataatctatcaaaatttgaagaaaattttaccacaaatctaccaaattaaaaaaaaaaaaaaaactttttaagttttgataaatttttgtggttaaaaAAATCCCTACCAAAAATTAatacttctataaaatttggagaacttaCCACAATAGACTTCAatgtatgaaataaaacaaaaattaatttgcttcgaatttatagaaaattttgtctacatttattttctatagaaaattagagaaTATTTcctcaacatttatttttttttaaagaaatttggttcaatatttatttttttattgaaaattttctcaaaatttttatttatatagaaaatttgcaaaatctatcaaaacatcaaaaatactatcaatctactaaacagtaaaatatctaccaattttggtagaattttatcaaCTGCGGCAACCGTGTTCACATTACGTTGAACCAATTTGCGGAAGCTTTGAAATAATACTCCAAAATGTTTCCATTATTACTAAAAGGTAAAAACTAAAAAGTACATAGCAAGAAATATTCGCTTAGCCAACAGTAACCATATCAACCAattgatataaaatatttaatggaatcctataaatattttttccaccTAGAGGGAACATTAATGTTTTAATCTAATATCTTACTcatttactatattaaattacaggccaaCAAATCTTGATCCAGAAGAATTCTATAAAAACTGCATGCGTTGTGGACGAATATTACTAGAGCCTGGATATCAAAAATGGCGATGGActggtttcaattttggtttagATCTAATATTGATAGCCGATTCGCGAATATTAAGCATACGTAGACATCATCGAAATGAACATGAGCGTTTGTTAAGTTTACAAACGAAACGACAATTTATGATAAGGTaagatttccaaaagaaaaagtgTAAAACAAATTTCTCAATTTCCAACATCCATTTCAGAGCTTCAGTGACTTCCATTAATTCCCAAAGGCAACCTGTATTTACACAAAAGTCTGATATCACTTCACTGTGTTTGGAGAAAAATGAAGAAATCACTTTAATGGTTATGGATTCCAAACTTGTACACCCGCTATTGATCTCAGTTAATGTTTTAGTTGTACCACCGGCATCGCAAACATTTAAGGAAAATCTCTTAGTATGTGAAGAGTTTGCAAATGCATCTGTACCCATATCGGAGATAGGAGCCAATTCTGATAGGTCTACAACACCAACAAACACCAATCTGTTAAGTAGTGAAGCAGCAGCAGGAGGAGGAGCCATATTTTTAGTACCACCCTCTCCACCAAATGCTACAGTTGGATCTACAAACCAGCTGCGAGCAGCTTCGGCAACATCGACAATTTCTAGTTCATCTTCAAATGCCTCAACATCTTCATATTCATCTACAGATTTTTTGTAGAATCTAGCTTAGAAAGAAAGAGAGAGGAGAGAGatacaaaaatcaaacaaatgcTGCAATAtctacatatatattttgtttttatttatcaaaagGTGCTTTGTGATAGAAACCCAACCCCCAGAGACAGACAgacctatgaaaaaaaaactgaaaactcGAAAAAAGCCATATGTGCTTTTGTGGCACTCTCGTTGTATATTCAAAGGAttgattccaaaaatatttgttatatatGTGTAATGTAAATTAAATCACTCTATGTCAACTATAATTTTTCATAGTTGTAATTGTTGTAAATATACTTAAAATATGTAGATTTAAAtttctacattaaaaaaaatgttcgcaaaTATCTTTAGTTTGCTATCGTTTTgctatttttttcacaaaattacaaaatttatatttgtaaaattacatttatatttcttatataatatatattcttatattatttatttttgtaacaaTATCGCCATAAAtttattgtgtatttttttatattctaaaatttacttaatatttACTTACCGAAAAATGAAGTACATATTGCTAGAATTATTTCTTAAATATCTtttcaataacattttccatttttacttttttttactgaaatttttatgaCTTATAACTGCACAAAAGATGCAAGGACCATATCAGAAaagaatgaagaaaaaaactcaaatgat
Encoded here:
- the gcl gene encoding germ cell-less, coding for MGQLVVKLVEPVGNVADILGGRRKRKRSIDSLQTNGEQTNNESQSPKKKKLLTTTQYIYQALFKEQKNSDIAIMALGKVWNLHKVYLSQSPYFYSMFNGSWKEACQDFVHIKILDERITLDALDAVFGSMYSDEIEIDAKGVISVLATATLFHLDGIIEKCAEVMIESINAETAINYYESACQYGCQNVKKAAFVWLETNLLCIYTKYPNLLRQISIELMTSLISSPDLYVLQTEFSLYTLLRNWIYLRLHPDFDPENPQQQQELQLQLQKQTTQTSNSMSLASTSPPSSSSPSSTTENSPSDIAQNFFTNRREKRSFLSTPDGQQFLRPFMALRTQYLTNHYMDLKIVLNDNIIPKEWLHNHVLSNWNSILKVDHIPEEEGPTNLDPEEFYKNCMRCGRILLEPGYQKWRWTGFNFGLDLILIADSRILSIRRHHRNEHERLLSLQTKRQFMIRASVTSINSQRQPVFTQKSDITSLCLEKNEEITLMVMDSKLVHPLLISVNVLVVPPASQTFKENLLVCEEFANASVPISEIGANSDRSTTPTNTNLLSSEAAAGGGAIFLVPPSPPNATVGSTNQLRAASATSTISSSSSNASTSSYSSTDFL